From the genome of Gemmatimonadaceae bacterium, one region includes:
- a CDS encoding MbcA/ParS/Xre antitoxin family protein, with protein sequence MARPFLLRPSKPAPVLAKAALAAAARLGLRNKQLGEIIGTSEASVSRLRSGRGLDPERKEGELALLLLRLYRSLDTLVGGDDVKARLWLHSANDHLGGIPSDRIRTVEGLIDVVQYLDAMRGRL encoded by the coding sequence ATGGCACGACCTTTCCTTTTGCGACCGTCGAAGCCGGCGCCGGTCCTGGCGAAGGCAGCCCTCGCCGCGGCAGCCCGGCTAGGCCTGCGTAACAAGCAGCTCGGCGAAATCATCGGAACGAGCGAAGCGTCGGTGTCCCGGCTGCGAAGCGGCCGTGGACTCGATCCCGAGCGCAAAGAAGGCGAGCTCGCACTTCTCTTACTTCGTTTGTATCGGTCGCTCGACACACTGGTTGGCGGCGACGACGTCAAGGCGCGTCTGTGGCTGCACTCTGCCAACGATCACCTCGGCGGAATTCCCTCCGATCGGATCCGAACAGTGGAGGGACTCATCGATGTCGTCCAGTATCTGGACGCGATGCGCGGGCGACTCTGA
- a CDS encoding RES family NAD+ phosphorylase: MSSSIWTRCAGDSEIRSLRLSPWRVVEAQHQVSTRKLVDSAEEQALLEEMIDRVKPPDLTGGGLHYLLFTPFRYPPLAHGSRFGGRHERGIWYGSVERRSAFAEVAYYRLLFLEGTQASLGTVTTALTAFTARVRTARGVDLVAPPFDAHRRSIASPTRYASSQPIGTAMRGAGVEAFRYPSARDAEGGINVAAFVASVFGNTKPTSVETWHCTAARERVEIMQGDYFKRDRFAFPREQFLVKGVLPAPAL; encoded by the coding sequence ATGTCGTCCAGTATCTGGACGCGATGCGCGGGCGACTCTGAGATACGATCGCTCCGCCTCTCGCCGTGGCGGGTGGTGGAGGCGCAGCATCAGGTTTCCACGCGCAAGCTCGTCGATTCGGCCGAGGAGCAGGCGCTGCTCGAGGAGATGATTGATCGCGTGAAGCCGCCGGACCTCACGGGAGGCGGACTGCACTATCTGCTTTTCACGCCTTTCCGCTATCCGCCGCTGGCGCACGGCTCGCGGTTTGGCGGCCGGCACGAGCGCGGGATCTGGTACGGCTCGGTCGAACGCCGGTCGGCATTCGCCGAGGTCGCGTACTATCGGCTCCTGTTTCTCGAGGGAACTCAAGCGTCGCTCGGCACCGTGACCACGGCGCTCACCGCGTTCACGGCGCGAGTGCGCACCGCGCGCGGCGTGGATCTGGTTGCGCCTCCGTTTGACGCTCACCGTCGATCCATCGCGTCGCCGACGAGGTATGCATCGTCGCAGCCGATTGGCACTGCCATGCGTGGCGCGGGCGTCGAGGCGTTTCGCTATCCATCCGCGCGCGACGCCGAGGGTGGGATAAATGTTGCGGCGTTCGTCGCGTCGGTGTTCGGGAATACGAAACCCACGTCAGTCGAGACGTGGCATTGTACGGCAGCGCGTGAGCGGGTGGAGATCATGCAGGGCGATTACTTCAAGCGCGACAGGTTTGCGTTTCCGCGAGAACAGTTTCTGGTGAAGGGAGTGCTGCCGGCGCCGGCATTGTAA
- a CDS encoding S9 family peptidase has product MQRKLTIAACMLLAASSAHAQAAKESVVSAPRAERRAHVDSVHEDIRSDDYFWLRVKTDPAVRSYLENENAYAEAVTAPLAPLREKLYDEMLARIKQTDLSVPYRRDGYFYYSRTVEGKQYPIYARKRGSLDAPEQVTLDLNEMAKGKTFMALGSYEVSDDGNLLAYSFDSTGYRQYVLQVKDLRTGKLLGTRAERVVSAAWAADNRTIFYSVEDPVAKRSYRVYRHVLGRNSDTLLYEEKDERFSVYLERSRSREYVFMSVGSLTASEQYFLPARNPVARWTLMSPRRAKREYYADHHSDKFYIRVNDAGPNFRIVTAPVTDPAEKSWTELVPHRADVMLSNFTLFANHLVRSERQNALPQIVVTDLRSTATHSLAFPEPVYSAGLTGNAEWNTKTLRYNYQSFTAPSSVFDYDMETKQSKLLKETEVLGGYDRSRYVSERVTAIARDGTKVPVSLVYRKGQKRDGSAAMLLTAYGSYGSPSNVSFSSNRFSLIDRGMIYAIAHIRGGGDLGKPWHEQGRMLTKMNTFTDFIDVAEHLLKERYASKSRLVIEGGSAGGLLMGAVTNMRPDLFKAVVSHVPFLDVINTMLDESLPLTVAEFEEWGNPKKKAEYDYMKQYDPYGNIAARDYPAILVRTSFNDSQVMYHEPAKYTARMRAMKTDRNPLLLVTNMGAGHGGASGRYDRLREVAHTYAFVLWQVGLQ; this is encoded by the coding sequence ATGCAACGAAAACTGACGATCGCCGCCTGCATGCTGCTCGCCGCCTCCTCGGCTCATGCGCAGGCCGCCAAGGAATCCGTCGTATCAGCTCCACGTGCTGAACGACGGGCGCACGTGGATTCAGTCCACGAAGACATTCGCAGCGACGACTACTTCTGGCTGCGGGTCAAGACGGATCCCGCCGTGCGGTCTTATCTCGAAAATGAGAATGCGTACGCCGAAGCGGTGACGGCTCCGCTGGCCCCGTTACGGGAGAAGCTCTACGACGAGATGCTCGCGCGCATCAAGCAGACCGACCTCTCGGTGCCGTATCGCCGGGACGGCTACTTCTACTATTCGCGCACCGTCGAGGGCAAACAGTATCCGATCTACGCCCGGAAGCGAGGTTCGCTTGACGCACCGGAGCAGGTCACGCTCGACCTCAACGAGATGGCAAAGGGCAAGACGTTCATGGCCCTCGGCAGCTACGAGGTCAGCGATGACGGGAATCTCCTGGCTTACTCGTTCGACTCGACGGGCTACCGCCAATACGTCCTCCAGGTCAAGGACCTTCGCACGGGGAAGCTGCTCGGCACGCGAGCCGAGCGCGTAGTGAGCGCCGCCTGGGCGGCGGACAATCGCACGATTTTCTATTCGGTCGAGGATCCGGTCGCAAAGCGGTCCTACCGCGTGTATCGCCACGTCCTCGGCCGGAACAGTGACACGCTGCTGTATGAGGAAAAAGACGAGCGTTTCAGCGTTTATTTGGAGCGCTCACGCAGCCGCGAGTACGTCTTCATGTCCGTTGGAAGCCTGACGGCCTCAGAGCAGTATTTCCTACCGGCCAGGAATCCGGTTGCCCGCTGGACGCTCATGAGTCCCCGACGCGCCAAGCGTGAATACTATGCCGATCATCATAGCGACAAGTTCTACATCCGCGTAAACGACGCCGGACCGAACTTCCGTATCGTAACAGCTCCTGTAACTGATCCAGCCGAGAAGAGCTGGACGGAGCTGGTGCCGCACCGGGCCGACGTGATGCTGTCGAACTTCACGCTGTTCGCCAATCATCTCGTGCGCAGCGAGCGACAGAACGCCTTGCCGCAGATAGTCGTCACGGACCTGCGAAGCACCGCAACGCATTCGCTTGCGTTTCCGGAGCCAGTATACAGTGCCGGGCTGACCGGTAACGCGGAGTGGAATACGAAGACATTACGGTACAACTACCAGTCGTTCACCGCGCCGAGCTCGGTCTTCGACTACGACATGGAAACGAAGCAATCGAAGCTGTTGAAGGAAACCGAGGTCCTCGGTGGCTACGATCGCAGCCGCTACGTTTCCGAGCGCGTCACCGCCATCGCGCGTGACGGCACGAAGGTCCCGGTGTCACTCGTTTACCGGAAAGGCCAGAAGCGCGACGGGAGCGCGGCGATGCTGCTGACCGCCTACGGCTCGTACGGCTCGCCGTCGAACGTCTCTTTCAGTTCCAATCGCTTCAGCCTGATCGATCGCGGAATGATCTACGCGATCGCTCACATTCGCGGCGGCGGCGACCTCGGGAAGCCATGGCACGAGCAGGGACGCATGTTGACCAAGATGAATACCTTCACCGACTTCATCGACGTCGCGGAGCATCTGTTGAAGGAGCGCTACGCGTCGAAGAGCCGGCTGGTGATCGAGGGCGGCAGCGCCGGCGGCCTCCTCATGGGCGCCGTGACCAACATGCGGCCCGATCTCTTCAAGGCGGTCGTCAGCCACGTACCGTTCCTGGACGTCATCAACACCATGCTCGACGAATCACTGCCGCTGACGGTGGCTGAGTTCGAGGAGTGGGGCAACCCCAAGAAGAAAGCGGAATACGACTACATGAAGCAATACGATCCATACGGCAACATCGCCGCAAGGGACTATCCCGCGATCCTCGTGCGCACGTCATTCAACGACAGTCAGGTGATGTACCATGAGCCGGCCAAGTACACGGCGAGAATGCGGGCGATGAAGACGGACAGGAATCCTCTGCTGCTGGTGACGAACATGGGCGCTGGACACGGCGGCGCGTCCGGCCGCTACGATCGCTTGCGCGAAGTAGCGCATACTTACGCCTTCGTGCTCTGGCAGGTCGGCCTGCAATAA
- a CDS encoding protein kinase: MNDLQQRLESGLAGRYVVERPLGEGGMAVVFLARDLRHDRAVAVKVLRPDISAEIGAERFLREIKMAANLNHPHILPVFDSGSADGLLFYVMPNMEGQSLRDKLEKERQLALDDALRITAEVASALDYSHRQHVIHRDIKPENILLHEGAALVADFGIGKALSSGKAITHTGLAVGTPAYMSPEQASGETAIDGRSDLYSLGCVLYEMLSGEPPFTGPNAQSVIAKRFMSPVPSVKVTRDVPDTVEAALSRALARSPADRYRTGAEFADALRSILRTGEGTTFHTPPEVKSSAAPKAIAVLPLANMSADPENEYFSDGMTEEIINALAKVPGVHVASRSSSFAFKGKKDVDARQVGERLGVTSVLEGSVRKIGNRIRIAAQLVNVGNGYQLWSETYDRQLEDVFAVQDEISRSIVEALKVQLVGATSQVVAPTKNLEAYTTYLKGRYHFNKFSEQSLRKALDLFQHALLQDPGFARAYAGISDVWCDLADDWVAPDDAYPRAKAAAERALQRDPDLADAMISIGKVLCWHEWKFAEGVERLDRAVAVSPNNSEAQWVLGTALPLVGRMREGVEAVRRAVELDPLRVEYAGWLTRFLLYDKQYDAAIASGKELLEVDEEYGRGFVWMGSAHLALGDPTAALDWFQRGQALDRAVRSYDAMIVRALAALDRREEAEEIMSRLEAESRQQYIRSEYLAMGHAALGNLDKAFESLERAYQARSGGLIYLHLDPGYDSLRGDPRYTEMLARIGVR; encoded by the coding sequence GTGAACGACCTGCAGCAGCGCCTCGAATCCGGTCTTGCCGGCCGCTACGTCGTGGAGCGCCCCCTTGGTGAGGGCGGCATGGCGGTTGTGTTCCTCGCGCGTGATCTCCGCCACGACCGCGCCGTTGCCGTGAAAGTGCTTCGTCCCGATATCTCCGCGGAGATTGGTGCTGAGCGATTCCTCCGCGAGATCAAGATGGCGGCGAACCTCAACCACCCGCACATCCTTCCGGTCTTCGACTCGGGGAGTGCGGACGGCTTGCTCTTCTACGTCATGCCGAACATGGAAGGGCAGTCGCTTCGCGACAAGCTGGAGAAGGAACGACAGCTCGCGCTCGATGACGCGCTACGCATTACGGCCGAGGTTGCATCGGCGCTCGACTACTCGCACCGTCAGCATGTGATCCATCGCGATATCAAGCCGGAGAACATCCTTCTTCACGAGGGCGCGGCGCTGGTGGCGGACTTCGGCATCGGCAAGGCGCTGAGCAGCGGCAAGGCCATCACCCACACGGGCCTCGCCGTCGGTACGCCAGCCTACATGAGTCCCGAGCAGGCGAGTGGGGAGACAGCGATCGATGGCCGGAGCGATCTGTACAGTCTGGGGTGTGTTTTGTACGAGATGTTGAGCGGAGAACCTCCGTTCACCGGCCCGAATGCACAGTCCGTTATCGCGAAGCGCTTCATGTCGCCTGTTCCGAGCGTAAAGGTGACACGCGATGTGCCGGATACAGTCGAAGCCGCTCTCAGTCGCGCGCTGGCGCGATCGCCCGCGGACCGTTATCGCACCGGGGCCGAGTTCGCGGATGCTCTCCGAAGCATTCTTCGAACGGGAGAAGGGACCACGTTTCACACCCCGCCCGAGGTAAAGAGCTCCGCCGCTCCAAAGGCGATCGCCGTGCTTCCGCTCGCGAACATGAGCGCCGATCCAGAGAACGAGTATTTCAGCGATGGCATGACTGAGGAGATCATCAACGCGCTCGCCAAGGTTCCGGGCGTGCATGTGGCGTCACGCTCATCGTCGTTCGCCTTCAAGGGCAAGAAGGATGTTGATGCGCGGCAAGTGGGTGAGCGACTGGGCGTGACGTCGGTGCTGGAAGGGAGCGTTCGCAAGATCGGCAACCGCATTCGCATAGCGGCGCAGCTCGTGAACGTGGGGAACGGGTATCAGCTATGGTCGGAGACGTATGATCGCCAGCTGGAGGACGTCTTCGCCGTGCAGGACGAGATATCGAGGTCGATCGTCGAGGCGCTGAAGGTTCAGCTCGTGGGCGCGACGAGTCAGGTGGTGGCACCGACCAAGAACCTTGAAGCCTACACGACCTACCTGAAGGGCCGTTACCACTTCAACAAGTTCAGCGAGCAGAGCCTTCGAAAGGCGCTCGATTTGTTTCAGCATGCGCTGCTTCAGGATCCGGGTTTTGCGCGAGCGTATGCCGGCATATCGGACGTGTGGTGCGATCTCGCGGACGACTGGGTTGCGCCGGACGACGCGTATCCGCGAGCGAAAGCGGCCGCCGAGCGCGCTTTGCAGCGCGACCCAGACCTTGCCGATGCGATGATCTCCATCGGCAAGGTGTTGTGCTGGCACGAGTGGAAGTTTGCGGAAGGAGTTGAGCGGCTCGATCGCGCCGTGGCGGTGAGTCCAAACAACTCCGAGGCGCAGTGGGTTCTTGGGACAGCGTTGCCGCTGGTCGGCCGAATGCGCGAAGGTGTCGAGGCCGTAAGACGGGCCGTCGAGCTGGACCCGCTGCGCGTCGAGTACGCGGGGTGGCTGACTCGTTTCCTGCTGTATGACAAGCAGTACGACGCCGCGATCGCATCCGGGAAGGAATTGTTGGAGGTGGACGAGGAGTATGGCCGCGGCTTCGTGTGGATGGGGTCGGCTCACCTTGCATTGGGGGATCCAACCGCTGCGCTCGACTGGTTCCAGCGTGGTCAGGCTCTGGACCGTGCAGTTCGTTCGTACGACGCGATGATCGTCCGTGCGCTAGCCGCGCTGGACCGGCGCGAGGAAGCCGAAGAGATCATGAGCCGTCTTGAGGCCGAATCGCGGCAGCAGTATATCCGCTCCGAGTACCTCGCCATGGGACACGCGGCGCTGGGCAACCTGGACAAGGCGTTCGAATCGCTGGAGCGGGCATACCAGGCTCGGTCGGGGGGCCTGATCTACCTGCACCTCGATCCTGGCTACGATTCGCTGCGCGGGGATCCTCGGTACACTGAGATGCTCGCGCGGATAGGAGTACGATAG
- the hydA gene encoding dihydropyrimidinase, which yields MNFDTIVRGGNVVTPQGSGTNDIGIVGEKIASIAPNLQPTQNTRVIDAAGYHVIPGVLDVHVHLELPFCGTVSSDDYRSGTRAGARGGVTTLIDFAIPYAGDSLEMAADNWMKKAAGKALIDYTFHICITRWNEHKDQIKGMVDRGFTTFKEFMIYESEGWQSDDRALFGTLEKMKEYGTMLLVHAESARVLDELIARHHTPELMKKHGARLHAMTRPNFIEAEAIQRVVTWSEVTGGQLYIVHMSTAEGTEIVKAAQARGVPVVAETCAQYLVLDDTCFDREDGHLYACCPQLKKPKDSARLWKGLRDGEVSVVSTDTCTFTRDQKAMWEGDWTKIPMGMPGLETLLPVTYTHGVLKKRLSLEEMVSKLSTNPAKIMGLYPRKGVIEVGSDADLAIIHPSSTRTVSCDTMETNADWSPFDGWDLAGFARTTLSRGEVIVDDYAVVGKEGRGQWLPRATAGLQ from the coding sequence ATGAACTTCGATACGATAGTCCGCGGCGGTAACGTCGTCACGCCGCAGGGCTCGGGCACCAACGACATCGGTATCGTAGGCGAGAAAATCGCCTCGATTGCCCCGAATCTTCAGCCGACGCAAAACACTCGCGTGATTGACGCGGCGGGATATCACGTAATCCCTGGTGTTCTCGACGTCCATGTACACCTGGAGCTGCCGTTCTGCGGCACTGTATCGTCGGACGACTATCGAAGCGGCACTCGCGCCGGCGCTCGCGGTGGCGTCACCACGCTCATCGACTTCGCGATCCCATACGCCGGCGATTCGCTGGAGATGGCCGCAGACAACTGGATGAAGAAGGCCGCAGGGAAAGCGCTGATCGATTACACGTTCCACATCTGCATCACGCGATGGAACGAGCACAAGGATCAGATCAAGGGGATGGTGGACCGCGGCTTCACCACCTTCAAGGAGTTCATGATCTACGAGTCCGAGGGTTGGCAGTCGGACGATCGCGCACTGTTTGGCACGCTGGAGAAGATGAAGGAGTACGGGACGATGCTCCTCGTGCACGCCGAGTCGGCGCGCGTGCTCGACGAGCTGATCGCTCGGCATCACACCCCGGAGCTGATGAAGAAGCATGGCGCTCGGCTTCATGCGATGACGCGACCCAACTTCATCGAGGCCGAGGCGATCCAGCGGGTGGTGACGTGGTCGGAGGTGACGGGTGGGCAGTTGTATATCGTCCACATGTCAACCGCTGAGGGCACGGAGATAGTGAAGGCGGCGCAGGCGCGTGGAGTGCCAGTCGTTGCTGAGACCTGTGCACAGTACCTGGTTCTCGATGACACGTGCTTCGATCGCGAGGACGGTCATCTCTATGCCTGCTGTCCTCAGCTCAAGAAGCCGAAGGACTCGGCCCGTCTGTGGAAGGGATTGAGGGATGGAGAGGTTTCAGTCGTCTCGACTGATACGTGCACGTTTACCCGCGATCAGAAGGCGATGTGGGAGGGCGACTGGACGAAGATCCCGATGGGAATGCCGGGTCTCGAGACGCTTCTCCCGGTGACCTACACGCACGGCGTTCTGAAGAAGCGGCTTTCGCTGGAGGAGATGGTCTCGAAGCTGAGCACGAACCCGGCGAAGATCATGGGACTCTATCCGCGGAAGGGAGTGATCGAGGTGGGCAGCGACGCTGATCTGGCGATCATTCATCCGAGCTCAACGCGCACCGTGAGCTGCGACACAATGGAGACGAACGCGGACTGGTCCCCGTTTGATGGGTGGGACCTCGCGGGATTCGCGCGCACAACGCTGTCGCGCGGTGAAGTAATTGTTGACGACTACGCGGTCGTGGGAAAGGAAGGGCGCGGCCAGTGGCTGCCGAGGGCCACGGCTGGGCTGCAGTAG
- a CDS encoding aspartate aminotransferase family protein, with product MTSTLAPRPSDTLTLPYTDHRPRAYTGPSRAEVLAMRKEYCNPAIFTLYKEPLMIVEGYMQYLYDEAGRRYLDMLAGIVTVSCGHCHPKVTAKIKEQVDTLQHATTIYLHPNMPAMAKKLASKMPKGLDVTYFVNSGSEANDLAIQMARLYTGNADVIAVRNSYHGASPSSNTITSHSTWKYPVNVATGVHHTVCPDPYRSPYTGTPEEIATKSVADLKDLIRFGTSGSIAAFIMEPIQGVGGTTYGAPNYLKEAYAVVREHGGLCIADEVQTGFGRTGEHYWGFQNFDVVPDFVVMAKGIGNGVPLAAVTTRMEIAQALTQRVHFNTFGGNPVCMAAGLAVLEVIDEDGLKENSKIIGKRLKDGLRRLMNEHDLIGDVRGMGLMLGIEFVRDRATKEPAKAETLQILEEARGMGVLLGKGGIDGNVVRIKPPMCITAEDADYALEVLHRALQAVEST from the coding sequence ATGACGAGCACATTGGCCCCGCGCCCGAGCGACACACTGACTCTTCCATACACGGATCATCGTCCGCGCGCCTACACCGGCCCGTCGCGCGCCGAGGTACTGGCGATGCGAAAGGAGTACTGCAACCCCGCGATCTTCACGCTCTACAAGGAGCCGCTGATGATCGTCGAGGGATACATGCAGTACCTCTACGATGAGGCAGGGCGCCGGTATCTCGACATGCTAGCCGGCATAGTCACGGTTTCCTGTGGCCACTGCCATCCGAAGGTGACCGCGAAGATCAAGGAGCAGGTGGACACGCTGCAGCATGCAACTACGATCTACCTGCATCCGAACATGCCAGCGATGGCGAAGAAGCTCGCGTCGAAGATGCCGAAAGGCCTCGACGTCACGTACTTCGTCAACAGCGGCAGCGAGGCGAACGATCTCGCGATTCAGATGGCTCGCCTTTACACGGGCAATGCCGACGTTATCGCTGTTCGGAACTCATATCACGGCGCCTCGCCGTCGAGCAACACGATCACGTCGCACAGCACGTGGAAGTACCCGGTCAACGTGGCGACTGGAGTGCACCACACCGTGTGTCCCGATCCCTATCGTAGCCCGTACACGGGTACGCCGGAGGAGATTGCAACCAAGAGCGTCGCCGACCTGAAGGATCTCATTCGCTTTGGTACCTCAGGATCGATTGCCGCCTTTATCATGGAGCCGATTCAGGGAGTCGGCGGCACGACGTACGGTGCGCCGAATTATCTGAAGGAAGCGTACGCGGTCGTGCGTGAGCACGGCGGCCTCTGCATCGCCGATGAAGTGCAGACCGGATTCGGCCGCACGGGCGAGCATTACTGGGGATTCCAGAACTTCGACGTCGTTCCGGATTTCGTAGTTATGGCGAAGGGGATCGGCAACGGCGTTCCGCTCGCGGCAGTGACGACGAGGATGGAAATTGCGCAGGCTCTCACCCAGCGCGTTCACTTCAATACCTTCGGCGGGAACCCCGTGTGCATGGCGGCGGGTCTTGCGGTCCTCGAGGTGATCGACGAGGACGGACTAAAGGAAAACTCGAAGATCATCGGGAAACGCCTCAAGGACGGCCTTAGACGTCTGATGAACGAGCACGATCTGATAGGGGACGTGCGTGGAATGGGGCTGATGCTGGGCATCGAGTTCGTGCGCGACCGGGCGACGAAGGAGCCGGCCAAGGCGGAAACGCTTCAGATTCTCGAGGAAGCCCGAGGGATGGGCGTATTGCTCGGCAAGGGTGGAATCGACGGCAACGTGGTAAGGATCAAGCCGCCAATGTGCATCACGGCCGAGGACGCTGATTATGCGCTCGAGGTTCTGCATCGTGCGTTGCAAGCCGTAGAGTCAACCTGA
- a CDS encoding CoA-acylating methylmalonate-semialdehyde dehydrogenase, producing the protein MKYPEVRNYVGGRFVAGGHSFIDVYNPGDGSVISRVPLSSRDDVDAAVTAARAAFPAWSQLPIKERVQVFFRYRTLLEKNIDELTALVTEENGKVHGEARAEILKSMELTEFACSLPQIAAGEVLEVSRGVECRIERFPIGVVASITPFNFPNMVPNWTIPNAVALGNCMILKPSELVPLSSNRIAELLREAGLPEGVFQVVHGGRDVVEAICDHSGIEAISFVGSTKVAKLVYRRGTANLKRVLALGGAKNHLIVMPDADLEMTSSNVVASMSGCAGQRCMAASVMVAVSDTDHIIQRMIDYAKKIVPGENLGPVISEEARERIEKYITEAEQAGATVLVDGRKTVVPGKEKGYYVGPTIIDHVTPDMRIAQEEVFGPVLAIVRANNIDKALEIENASPYGNAASVFTESGGTARYVMENASAGMVGVNVGVPVPREPFSFGGWNESRFGVGDITGKGSIEFWTRSKKMTTKWNVEHGTNWMS; encoded by the coding sequence ATGAAATACCCTGAAGTCAGGAACTATGTCGGCGGCCGATTTGTCGCAGGCGGCCATTCGTTTATTGACGTCTACAACCCTGGCGACGGGTCTGTCATTTCGCGCGTGCCCCTTTCCTCGCGCGATGACGTCGACGCCGCGGTTACCGCCGCCCGCGCTGCCTTCCCCGCATGGTCTCAACTCCCGATCAAGGAGCGTGTTCAGGTTTTCTTCCGCTACCGGACGCTCCTCGAGAAGAACATCGACGAGCTGACCGCTCTGGTCACCGAAGAGAATGGAAAAGTCCACGGCGAGGCGCGGGCCGAGATTCTCAAGTCCATGGAGCTGACGGAGTTCGCCTGTTCGCTGCCTCAGATTGCGGCCGGCGAAGTCCTCGAGGTGAGCCGCGGCGTCGAGTGCCGGATCGAGCGGTTCCCGATTGGAGTCGTAGCGTCCATCACGCCGTTCAACTTTCCGAACATGGTGCCGAACTGGACGATCCCAAACGCGGTCGCGCTCGGCAACTGCATGATCCTCAAGCCGTCGGAGCTGGTTCCCCTATCGAGCAATCGCATCGCCGAGCTGCTGCGCGAGGCGGGATTGCCGGAGGGCGTGTTCCAGGTGGTCCACGGCGGCAGAGATGTCGTAGAGGCGATTTGCGATCACTCGGGGATCGAGGCAATCAGCTTCGTCGGCTCGACCAAGGTTGCGAAGCTCGTCTATCGCAGGGGGACGGCGAATCTCAAGCGGGTGCTGGCGCTTGGCGGGGCGAAGAATCATCTGATCGTCATGCCGGACGCCGATCTGGAGATGACTTCATCCAATGTCGTCGCGTCGATGTCCGGCTGCGCCGGCCAGCGCTGCATGGCTGCGTCCGTGATGGTCGCTGTCTCCGACACCGATCACATCATCCAGCGGATGATCGATTACGCGAAAAAGATCGTGCCCGGAGAGAATCTCGGACCGGTCATCTCTGAGGAAGCGCGCGAGAGAATCGAGAAGTACATCACTGAAGCCGAACAGGCGGGTGCGACGGTGCTCGTTGACGGTAGAAAGACGGTCGTGCCCGGCAAGGAGAAGGGTTATTACGTCGGGCCGACGATCATCGATCACGTCACTCCTGACATGCGGATTGCCCAGGAAGAGGTATTCGGGCCGGTGCTCGCGATTGTGCGGGCGAACAATATCGACAAGGCGCTCGAGATCGAGAACGCGTCGCCGTATGGGAACGCCGCGTCGGTGTTTACGGAAAGCGGCGGGACAGCCCGGTACGTGATGGAGAATGCGAGTGCGGGGATGGTCGGCGTAAACGTCGGCGTGCCCGTTCCTCGTGAGCCGTTCTCTTTTGGGGGATGGAACGAGTCTCGTTTCGGTGTTGGCGATATCACCGGAAAGGGGTCGATCGAGTTCTGGACTCGCTCCAAGAAGATGACGACGAAGTGGAACGTGGAGCACGGCACTAACTGGATGAGCTGA
- a CDS encoding DUF2442 domain-containing protein, with product MSTAAKTGSDPRVQSLEVSADSITAHLADGRAISVPLTWSWRLSEATPAQRCNYEIIGDGQGIHWPDLDEDISVRGMLDGVPARRPRAV from the coding sequence ATGAGCACTGCGGCGAAAACAGGTAGTGATCCTCGGGTACAATCGCTGGAAGTCTCAGCCGACTCCATAACCGCGCATCTCGCTGACGGGCGTGCCATAAGCGTGCCTTTGACTTGGTCATGGCGCCTCTCCGAAGCAACACCGGCGCAGCGCTGCAACTACGAGATTATCGGCGATGGCCAGGGAATTCACTGGCCGGACCTTGATGAGGATATCAGCGTGCGAGGAATGCTCGACGGGGTGCCAGCGCGCCGCCCGCGAGCTGTCTGA